The sequence AGAGGCGATCTCGTCGAGCACGAGGATCACGGAGCCGACGCTGCGCAGCTCCTCGAAGCGGCGGCGCACGTCATGGCCCTCGTGCAGCAGCAGCTGGGCGATCCCGTCGGCCCCGGCGGAGTCGCCGAGCACGACGACCGGGCCGAGCACCGGCGCGGGGCGGTCGTCTCGGCGCAGGAGCCTCGCGGGGCGGGGCAGCCCGAGCTGCTTGGCGAGCGCCCCGCCGGGGGCGGAGCGGATGAAGCGGGTGTAGGCATCGGTCATGGTGACCTCCTGGTCAGGGGTGCGGTCGCGCGGTGGCGGGGCGGGCGCCGCCGCTCAGTCGGTGACGGATTCGAGCAGCACGGCGGTGCCCTGCCCCGCGGCGGCGCACACCGAGATCAGGCCGCGCTGGATGCGTCCGGTCTCCTGTGCCCGCTCGTGCAGGAGCTTCGCCAGGGTCGCCACCAGGCGACCGCCGGTCGCGGCGAAGGGGTGGCCCGCGGCGAGCGAGGAGCCGGCGACGTTGAGCTTCGCGCGGTCGATGCTGCCGAGCGCTCCGCCGCGGCCGAGCCGCTCCCGGCAGAACTCCTCGGATTCCCAGGCCTTCAGGGTGGTCAGCACCGTCGAGGCGAAAGCCTCGTGGATCTCGTAGAAGTCGAGATCCTGCAGGGTGAGGCCGTGGGCGTCGAGCAGCTCGGGCACGGCGTAGACCGGTGCCATGAGCAGGCCCTCGTCCCCGTGCACGAAGTCCACCGCAGCGCTGCGGGCGTCGACCACCCGGGCGAGCGGGGTCAGGCCGCGCTCGGCGGCCCAGGCGGCGCTGCCCATCAGCACGGAGGACGCGCCGTCGGAGAGCGGGGTGGAGTTGCCGGCGGTCATGCTGGGCTCGGCCACCTGCGGCGACTTCACCCCGAAGACGGGCTTGAGGGTGCCGAGCTTCTCGAGGGTGGAGTCGGCGCGGAGGTTCTGGTCGCGGGCCAGGCCGCGGTAGCCGGTGACGAGGTCGTCGAAGAACCCGGCGTCGTAGGCGGCGGCGAGCTTCTGGTGGGAGGCGAGCGCGAGCTCGTCCTGCTCCTGCCGGCCGATGCCCCACTGGGCGGTGGTCTGTGCCTGGTGCTCGCCCATGGAGAGGCCGGTGCGGGGCTCGCCGTTGCGGGGCGGCACCGGGGCGAGATCGGCTGGGCGGATCGCGCTGAGCGCCTTGACGCGCTGCATCGCGGTCTTCGCGGCGAAGGCGCGGTGGAGGATGCGGCGCAGGCGCGGGGTGACCTCGATCGGGGAGTCCGAGGCGGAGTCCACGCCGCACGCGATGCCGGAGTCGATCTGGCCCAGCTGGATCCGGTTCGACACGTGGATCACGGTCTCGAGGCTGGTGGCGCAGGCCTTGGACATGTCGATCGCGGGGGTGCGCGGATCCAGCGGGGTGCCCAGAGCGCTCTCGCGGGTGAGGTTGAGATCCCCGGCGAGCTTGAGCACGGCACCGCCGGCGACCTCGCCGAGCTTCTCGCCCTGCAGGCCGTAGCGGGCCACGAGGCCCTCGAGCGCCGCGGTGAGCAGATCCTGGTTGGAGATGCCGGCGTAGGGGCCGCCGGAGCGGGCGAAGGGCAGGCGGTTGCCGCCGAGGATCAGGGCGTCCTGCGGGACATCGGGCTGGGTCACTGTGTGCACCTCTTCGTGGTCACTGCATCGGGTCGTCAGGGAGATCGGTCGTCACCGGGATCGTGCGGCGCCGGGGTCGCGCGACGGCAGGTCGTGCAGCGCCGGGGTCCGAGGCGCCGATCCGCACTGTCCCGGCTCACGACTTTACATAGGACTGACGGTACTTGATACCCTAGGTTCCGTGAATGCGACGACGCAAGCCCCCGTGGACGGCCGCTCTGCCCGCTGGGCCCGACACCGCGAGGAGAGACGTGCCGAGCTGCTGGACGTGGCGCGGCACCTCATCCATGAGCGCGGCCCGGACGTGACGATGGAGGACATCGCCGCGGCCTCCGGCACGTCCAAATCCATCGTCTACCGGTACTTCGACGACAAGTCCCATCTGCAGCGCGCACTGGGACGCAGCATCCTGTCCACGATGCACCGCAAGCTCCTCGAGGAGATGCACGCCCTCGAGGCCCGCGTGGGCCGGGAGCCCGACGCCGACGAGCGCATCCACGCGATGATCCGCGCCTACGTCGAGACGGCGCAGCGCTCCCCCGGCGTGTACCGCTTCGTCACCCGTCCCAGCGACGGGCTGAACCACTTCCTGGCCGCGGTCTCACGCCTGGTGGCGACCTTCCTGCCCGACGGCACCCCGGCCCCGCAGGTCTGGGCCCACGGCGCCGTGGGCTTCGTCGAACGCGCGGTGGACACCTGGATGACCGCGCACGAGACCGCCGCCGACGACGCCGCGGCCGACGAGACCGCAGCCGACGAGACCGTCGCGGACGACACCCCTGCAGCACCTCTCACCTCCGATCAGCTCGTGACCCACCTGGTCACCTGGCTCATGAAGGGACTTCACTCATGACCACCGATTCCCGCACCGCCGCGGCCTCCCGGACCACCGAGAGCGGCACCACCGCCGATCCCACCGGCCCGATCCCGCTCCCGCCGGGCGGCAGCCCCCGGCTCGACGTCGAGCAGGTCTCCGAGGCGCTGCTCGGTCAGTGGGCCGAGGCGCGCCGCACCGCCCGAGAGCGCGCGGCGCGTCCCGAGCTGCACCGCCCGCTGGACGCCACCGTCGCCGAGCACCGCGACCGGGTCTTCGGCCAGCTGCAGCTGCTCGCCGAGGAGGACGTCTCCCGCCCGATGCTCCCCGAGCACCTCGGCGGCCCCAACGACAACGGCGCCAACGTCGCCGCCTTCGAGGAGCTCGTGGTCGCCGACCCGTCGCTGCAGATCAAGGCCGGCGTGCAGTGGGGTCTGTACACCTCGGCGATCGTCCAGCTGGGCAACGAGGAGCAGCAGCAGGCCTGGGTGCCGGGCGCCATGGACCTCACCACCCCCGGCGCCTTCGCGATGACCGAGATCGGCCACGGCTCCGACGTGCAGTCGCTGGCCACCACGGCCACCTACGACCCCTCCGGCGGAGAGGACGGCGAGTGGGTGATCCACACGCCCTTCCGGGCCGCGTGGAAGGACTTCCTGGGCAACGCGGCGATCCACGCGAAAGCGGCGACCGTCTTCGCTCGCCTCATCACGAAGGGCGTGGACCACGGCGTGCACTGCTTCTACGTGCCGGTGCGCGACGCCGAGGGCGAGCTGCTGCCGGGCGTCTCGAGCGAGGACGACGGACCCAAGGGCGGGCTGAACGGCATCGACAACGGCCGCCTGGCCTTCGATCACGTGCGCATCCCGCGCACGAACCTGCTGGGCCGCTACGGCGACGTGGCCGCCGACGGCACCTACACGTCCCCCATCGAGTCGCCCGGGCGCCGGTTCTTCACGATGCTCGGCACGCTCGTGCAGGGGCGGGTCTCCCTGGACGGCTCCGCGATCCGCGCCAGCCAGCTCGCGCTGCACATCGCAATCACCTATGCGACGCAGCGCCGCCAGTTCACCGCCGCCGATCCCACGCAGGAGACGGTGCTCATGGACTACCAGGCGCACCTGCACCGACTGCTGCCGAAGCTGGCCGCCACCTACGCCGGCGCCTTCGCCCACGAGCAGCTGCTGCAGGCCTTCGACGACGTCTTCTCCGGCCGGGCGGAGGACCCCGAATCCCGCGAGGACCTCGAGACCCTCGCCGCGACGCTCAAGCCCACCTCGACGTGGCTCGCGCTGGACACGATCCAGGAGTGCCGCGAGGCCTGCGGCGGCTCCGGCTTCATGGCGGAGAACCAGCTGGTGGGTCTGCACCAGGACCTCGACGTGTACGCGACGTTCGAGGGGGACAACACCATCCTGCTGCAGCTGGTCGCCAAGCGCCTGCTCTCCGACTACACCTCCGAGCTCAAGAACGTCGACCGCGCCGGGATCGGCCGGTTCATCGCCCAGCGCGCCGAGGTGCTCGCCAAGCGCCACACGCCCTGGGCCCGGCTGGGCCAGAACGTCGCCGACCGCGGCAACGCCCGCCGCGCCTTCGACTCGATGCGGCAGGCCGAGTTCCAGGAGGAGATGCTCGCCGACCGTGCCCGGGTCAAGGTCGAGGAGGTCGCCCTCGCGCTGCGGGGCGCGGCGAAGATGAGCCCGGCCGACGCGGCCGCCGAGGTCAACAAGCACCAGGTGGAGATGCTCGACGCCGCCCGGGCCCACGCGGATCTGGTGCGCTGGCGCGCCTTCACCACCGGGATCGAGGCGCTCGAGGATGAGGGGTCGCGCGCCGTGCTCACGGACGTGCGGGACCTGTTCGGGCTCACCGCGATCAACGACGACCTGGCCTGGTTCCTGCTCAGCGGCATGATCTCCGCCCAGCGCGGCCGCCAGATCGAGGGCGACCTGCGCCGTCTGCTGTGGCGGCTGCGCCCGCACGTGCTGGACCTGGTCGCGGCGTTCGACGTGCGGCCCGGGCACGTGCGCGCCCCGATCGCCCTGGGCGGCGAGCAGGAGCGCCAGGACGAGGCCGCCGCGCACTTCCGCGCCCAGCGCGCCAGCAACGACGCACCGGTGAGCGAGAAGGCGCTGCGGGACCGCGCGAAGAAGGCCGCCCGGGCCCGCACCCGCTGAGCGGTCGGGGCGGGCGGGGCCGGGTGCGCGGCCGACGGGGCACTCCCCCGTCGGCCGCGTCCGTCGCACCGTGCTGCGCGGTGCCGCCTTGGTCTCAGCAGACGCCCGCAGCCGCCCCCTCGGCCACTGCGCTCGTAGACTGGGCCCAGTGCGTCGGGCCCCGTCGGCCCCGCCGTTCCCCCCAGCCCTCGTGATGAACGGACCCGAACCCGCGATGACCGCTGAGAACGTCTCCTCCTCCCCCCATGGCCGCTCGGCGGACGTCGACACCGTCGAGCATGCCGCCATCTCCCCCGAGCAGGCCCAGCCCTACGCCGACCTCGGGCTGAAGGAGGACGAGTACGCGCACATCCGCGAGCTGCTGGGGCGCCGCCCCACCAACGCGGAGCTCGCCATGTACTCGGTGATGTGGTCCGAGCACTGCTCCTACAAGTCCTCCAAGAAGCACCTGCGCACCTTCGGGAAGCACACCACCGACGCGATGCGCGAGAAGCTCCTGGTGGGCATTGGCGAGGATGCCGGCGTCGTCGACATCGGCGACGGCTGGGCGGTGACCTTCAAGGTCGAGTCGCACAACCATCCCTCCTACGTCGAGCCGTACCAGGGCGCCGCGACCGGCGTCGGCGGCATCGTGCGCGACATCATCTCGATGGGCGCCCGCCCCGTCGCCGTCATGGACCAGCTGCGCTTCGGCGCGATCGACCACCCCGACACCGCTCGCGTGGTCCACGGCGTGGTCTCCGGCGTGGGCGGCTACGGCAACTCCCTCGGCCTGCCGAACATCGGCGGGGAGACCGTGTTCGACGCCTCGTACCAGAGGAACCCCCTGGTGAACGCGCTCGCCGTGGGTATGATGCGCCACGAGGACATCCGTCTCGGCGCCGCGACCGGCGCCGGCAACAAGGTGGTGCTCTTCGGCGCCCGCACCGGCGGCGACGGCATCGGCGGCGCCTCGATCCTCGCCTCGGAGACCTTCGAGGAGGACGGCCCCGTCAAGCGCCCCAGCGTCCAGGTGGGCGACCCCTTCATGGAGAAGGTGCTCATCGAGTGCTGCCTCGAGCTGTACGCGGCCGGCACCGTGGCGGCGATCCAGGACCTCGGCGCGGCCGGCATCTCCTGCGCGACCAGCGAGCTCGCCGCCAACGGCGGCTCCGGCATGCACATCCACCTCGAGGAGGTGCTGCTGCGCGATCCCAGCCTCAACGCCGGTGAGATCCTCATGAGCGAGTCCCAGGAGCGCATGATGGCGGTGGTGAGCCCCGAGAAGCTCGCCGAGTTCCAGGCCATCGCCGCGAAGTGGGACGTCGAGGCCGCCGTGATCGGCGAGGTCACCGGCAACGGCCGGCTCACCATCGACCACCACGGGCACCGCATCGTGGACGTCGACCCGGCCACCGTCGCCATCGACTCCCCCGTCTACGACCGCCCCTACGCCCGGCCCGACTGGCAGGACGCCCTGCAGGCGGACACCGCCGAGGTGCTGGCCCGCCACGAGAGCGCCGAGGAGCTCGCGGCCACGCTGCGCACCCTCATCGCCTCCCCCAACCTCGCCTCGAAGGGCTGGATCACCGACCAGTACGACCGGTACGTCGGCGGGAACACCGCCCTCGCGATGCCCGACGACGCCGGTGTGCTGCGGATCGACGAGACCACCGGGCGCGGCGTGGCCATCTCGACCGACGCGAACGGCCGCTACACGAAGCTCGACCCGCGCGCCGGCGCACAGCTGGCCCTGTCCGAGGCGTACCGCAACGTCGCCACCGCCGGTGCGGTGCCGCTGGCGATCACCGACTGCCTGAACTTCGGCTCGCCCGAGGATCC comes from Brachybacterium faecium DSM 4810 and encodes:
- a CDS encoding 3-ketoacyl-CoA thiolase (PFAM: Thiolase, C-terminal domain; Thiolase, N-terminal domain~TIGRFAM: acetyl-CoA acetyltransferases) gives rise to the protein MTQPDVPQDALILGGNRLPFARSGGPYAGISNQDLLTAALEGLVARYGLQGEKLGEVAGGAVLKLAGDLNLTRESALGTPLDPRTPAIDMSKACATSLETVIHVSNRIQLGQIDSGIACGVDSASDSPIEVTPRLRRILHRAFAAKTAMQRVKALSAIRPADLAPVPPRNGEPRTGLSMGEHQAQTTAQWGIGRQEQDELALASHQKLAAAYDAGFFDDLVTGYRGLARDQNLRADSTLEKLGTLKPVFGVKSPQVAEPSMTAGNSTPLSDGASSVLMGSAAWAAERGLTPLARVVDARSAAVDFVHGDEGLLMAPVYAVPELLDAHGLTLQDLDFYEIHEAFASTVLTTLKAWESEEFCRERLGRGGALGSIDRAKLNVAGSSLAAGHPFAATGGRLVATLAKLLHERAQETGRIQRGLISVCAAAGQGTAVLLESVTD
- a CDS encoding acyl-CoA dehydrogenase (PFAM: Acyl-CoA dehydrogenase, N-terminal domain; Acyl-CoA dehydrogenase, middle domain; Acyl-CoA dehydrogenase, C-terminal domain; Acyl-CoA oxidase) — translated: MTTDSRTAAASRTTESGTTADPTGPIPLPPGGSPRLDVEQVSEALLGQWAEARRTARERAARPELHRPLDATVAEHRDRVFGQLQLLAEEDVSRPMLPEHLGGPNDNGANVAAFEELVVADPSLQIKAGVQWGLYTSAIVQLGNEEQQQAWVPGAMDLTTPGAFAMTEIGHGSDVQSLATTATYDPSGGEDGEWVIHTPFRAAWKDFLGNAAIHAKAATVFARLITKGVDHGVHCFYVPVRDAEGELLPGVSSEDDGPKGGLNGIDNGRLAFDHVRIPRTNLLGRYGDVAADGTYTSPIESPGRRFFTMLGTLVQGRVSLDGSAIRASQLALHIAITYATQRRQFTAADPTQETVLMDYQAHLHRLLPKLAATYAGAFAHEQLLQAFDDVFSGRAEDPESREDLETLAATLKPTSTWLALDTIQECREACGGSGFMAENQLVGLHQDLDVYATFEGDNTILLQLVAKRLLSDYTSELKNVDRAGIGRFIAQRAEVLAKRHTPWARLGQNVADRGNARRAFDSMRQAEFQEEMLADRARVKVEEVALALRGAAKMSPADAAAEVNKHQVEMLDAARAHADLVRWRAFTTGIEALEDEGSRAVLTDVRDLFGLTAINDDLAWFLLSGMISAQRGRQIEGDLRRLLWRLRPHVLDLVAAFDVRPGHVRAPIALGGEQERQDEAAAHFRAQRASNDAPVSEKALRDRAKKAARARTR
- a CDS encoding phosphoribosylformylglycinamidine synthase subunit II (PFAM: AIR synthase related protein, N-terminal domain; AIR synthase related protein, C-terminal domain~TIGRFAM: phosphoribosylformylglycinamidine synthase II), which produces MTAENVSSSPHGRSADVDTVEHAAISPEQAQPYADLGLKEDEYAHIRELLGRRPTNAELAMYSVMWSEHCSYKSSKKHLRTFGKHTTDAMREKLLVGIGEDAGVVDIGDGWAVTFKVESHNHPSYVEPYQGAATGVGGIVRDIISMGARPVAVMDQLRFGAIDHPDTARVVHGVVSGVGGYGNSLGLPNIGGETVFDASYQRNPLVNALAVGMMRHEDIRLGAATGAGNKVVLFGARTGGDGIGGASILASETFEEDGPVKRPSVQVGDPFMEKVLIECCLELYAAGTVAAIQDLGAAGISCATSELAANGGSGMHIHLEEVLLRDPSLNAGEILMSESQERMMAVVSPEKLAEFQAIAAKWDVEAAVIGEVTGNGRLTIDHHGHRIVDVDPATVAIDSPVYDRPYARPDWQDALQADTAEVLARHESAEELAATLRTLIASPNLASKGWITDQYDRYVGGNTALAMPDDAGVLRIDETTGRGVAISTDANGRYTKLDPRAGAQLALSEAYRNVATAGAVPLAITDCLNFGSPEDPGPMWQLVEAIGGLAEACETLEVPVTGGNVSLYNSTGEPGLIDSAIHPTPVVGVLGVFEDVARRVPSGWQGEDQSVLLLGTTREELSGSAWADVVHQHLGGMPPQVDLEAERSLAQVLIGSAEAGLATAAHDLSEGGLAQALVEAVTRFGTGARIELAGLLERDGVDLTTALFSESQARAVVAVPAEREEQLTALAAEHGVPVLRLGTTGGDALALEGVGDFSVAELRDLREGTLPRYFG
- a CDS encoding transcriptional regulator, tetR family (PFAM: Bacterial regulatory proteins, tetR family), giving the protein MNATTQAPVDGRSARWARHREERRAELLDVARHLIHERGPDVTMEDIAAASGTSKSIVYRYFDDKSHLQRALGRSILSTMHRKLLEEMHALEARVGREPDADERIHAMIRAYVETAQRSPGVYRFVTRPSDGLNHFLAAVSRLVATFLPDGTPAPQVWAHGAVGFVERAVDTWMTAHETAADDAAADETAADETVADDTPAAPLTSDQLVTHLVTWLMKGLHS